The Montipora capricornis isolate CH-2021 chromosome 3, ASM3666992v2, whole genome shotgun sequence genome includes the window TTAGCAGAAAAACATAAGATCTTCTACTGcctttgaaattttcttcatgTACTGTACCTTAAATACAAACATCTTTGGTTACATTTTGTATGCTAAGTTCTCAGATACATTGTAGGGCATTGCTGCCCTTACATGTATATCTTTCCTCAAACCACAGTTCACTAGACAAGCCAAATATAAGAAAACAGTCGTCCAAAATTCTTAACCTCAGTGGACTGATGGTAAAAACTGCAAACAGAGTTGACACAACATACACCCTAGTTGGGGAAATCATCAACTGcacataaaattaattacatgctccaatttaaaaaataacatgACACCTCACCTGTAACAACTTCTTTTGCTCAGAAGAAGGGAAGTTCctaaaaaaagccatttcctAGTTAAGTAAAAGATGTTCACAGCTAACATAATAATCATCAACACCATCATCATCTGCTGAATTATGATACAGACTGTAATAATTCCTACAGTATAACACACAATCAATGATTGGACTTTGCATTTCATTCTTTGAGTGGAGGTTAAAAAGATCTATATTTGAAAAGTCTATTTGCACTGGCCAATAATAAGGTTCCTTTAACACTAAGAACTGTTCAGGATGAACAAGGCATTAGCAGTACTGTTGTTCTTAGACTAATAAGATCCGTGAGTGAAAAGGATCTATTACTAAACTGCACAAAGGAagttatgaaaataaaaaaaaaacctgtataATTACCTAATGTCAACCACAGTATCATCCAGATCCCAACTGTCACATGCTAAGCCATATCCTTTGAATACTATTTCATCCCCTGAATCATCTTGCTGGGGAGTTGAACTGAAAGCAGGCCTAAACACATGGCCACTGTGCCCTGAAGATGAACTGAAAACAGACTTTTCAAGAAACCAATCGTCATCTACCTTTGGGACACAACTGACTTCTGCTTGATCCCTCTGCTTTGACATTAGATAAATTCTGGGTCTTGTTAATTTGTTGGTGGCAATGTAATTGTTTAATGTGAAACTTTCCTCAATAGCTTCACATTTAAAGTTGCCCAAATGGAATTCCATTTCTGTAGCTTGTCCTCGAGAACTTTCCCCATTTGGAAAAAAGAGGTCAGTGAGAGTACTGATCATTTCAGAGTAGCCGATGTCACAAGATAAAGCCATTTCACGATGACCACCACCTGTTGATTCACGAACCATAACATAACGTTTGGTTTCTGGGTTAAAATGCTGCCATGCCAGCCTTACTTTTCTCATCTTGACCTTAGTTGCTGGCAATGCCTCACTAGTCACTTTGGACTTTTTTCCGGTTGTGCTGGAGTCGGTGCCACTTCTCTTTTTTCTGCCCAACAGTTTTTCAACAagtaacattttccttttttcccttgTTTCTTCCACTGACTGATGAGACTCAGCAAAGGCCTGCAGTGCTAAAATATCTCCTTTTGCCACAATTCCCATGTCTTTCAAAAAATCATCAGATGCCAATAAAATTGCTCTTTTATCCATCTAAGGAGAAGGCAAATAGACAGTCTTTTGAGACACATGGCTTGTGTGTTTTTATCAATTTTTCTAGATTGTAGCCTGAGTGTTTCATGTATGCAGTTTTAAAATAGGTGAagtagtaaaaaaaaagttttagaaTATTTCtcatatatacatgtacgtcataataattattattgttatataaaGGTTTGAAAGCtatgaaaataaacaatttaGTGCTCTTATTGCATTTCATTAAAATCCGGTCACTTATTGGAACTGCCTTTCAAAGGCCCTGAATGAGTATGAATCATATGATAAAATATATTTGCCTTTAGACATACTTTAATACTGAACTATGTAGGGATACTCCTAAAACAATGTGCACCATATTAAGATCGagttaaaaactaaataaaaagataaatgaaaaatatagAAATAATTAtggatgaaaaagaaaattgtttacaTGCCTTCGATCCTAAAATAGATATAGATCTACATTATAAAATTACTATTTACGAGATTTTAACTACaattatattaaaatttaagaattaaATACAGtgaattaaatttaaattttaacaaatcaaaacaTCATAATGACCTAGTAGTTGGCATTTATACAACTGGATATGTACCACTGGTGAAGGAAAAATATCATTAGTTACATtgatgaaacaaaacatttatcACCAACATATTCATCTGATAACCAATATAACCTGGCCACTACCATTTGGCCAAACATGAATTGAATTCCTTCTATCCTTCTCCAGATAGCATCGGTTTGTATGGTTCCCATAAGTATCTTAAAATCACTTACGATGTATCATGTAACAATGACAGTGACAAGGGGTCGCCAAGAGTTAAACAGGTACAGACACAATTGCAAGGCAAAGAAAGCACTTATTAAATTATCAATGTGTGTTAAGGACAGTACATACTATTgctattgcacatacgttctatgcatctcgagatacttggatttcctatcgatgatgcttactaatacaggcatatttttgcctggtttaaaattatgcagagaaagtagatcttagtaagtactattggtaccCAATAGAGAtaaataagcttcaatttgagaaaaaatgctatacattgctttgcattttaaagctgtttaaaaatattattcatcactTATCTTTGAATAATTGCGTGGTttgccccaattttctttttggatttcaatagatcttattcataaatggaggtcaatttatgattcttttgtccaagtgcaaattagcctaccaagcctcaatACCATAATTATAGTGAATTgaaaggaattcttgctctaaaatgaggcttggtaggctaatttgcacttggacaaaacaattatgtgaccgccatttatgaataaggtctataacaCTTGTCAATATTTAAATTACCTGCAGGATCATTAacaggggcaaaaatacctttgaattagtaggcactgtccttaaaagaATAAGCGCGGATTAACAACACTCGATTGCAAATTACTCACCTTTTCACTTTTAAGTTGAAGAAGAATACTCTCTTCAACACCCCTCTCTCTTAAAAAATGACAAACCTGAAATTGTATCAAAGAAATGGTTTCACTTTTGCCTGGTATTTTATCGGATTTTCGATTGAATGGCACGAGAAGAATCCTGAATATCTCAGCATTACTTGGAATTAACTCGGTTTGGAAGCATCGCCATGTGAATTTTCAGGTGGAATTGAATAGCCAAGATTCGCCATCCACACCCACGACAAAAATACGATAATTGAAGTAAGTTTACAGTAGTTCTACAAACATAAATACCCTTTATTTTTGTGGGGTCGTTACGTAGGTCGTTACGTACGTGGTTCCAGTAATGAATGGTCTCAGAGAATCTTTTATAACACGTCATAGAGACAGAAAATCGACACGATCCATCAGTTCATGTAGTCGCTACAACTAGTGACCACAGTGTCCGCATAGtttcacaaatgaccagttgtAAATAGAGCGAGTTGAGAACGAGCAACAATGATACCTTCTTTTCATACACTAGACGATCGCAGGATCATTCAGTTGCCAACTGATTTAAAACTCATTGAGCCGTTTTCCTAACCATATTTGGGCAAGATTCTAAGACGTACAGATCTTTACATAGAGTCTTAATCAATTATACCTAAAAAATAACGTATACACGATTGGAGAACAAGTTTATATACTGGAAACCGCCACTCACCTCCTCGGTGTTCGCCATGTTGAGAGTAAAGTGAAGCACGTGATGCGCATGACGCGCAAAAATACTGCGCAGTGGTccaagtgtcaattgccagttataagtgtcaattgccagttataagtgtcaattgctacttataagtgtcaattgctacttataagtgtcaattgccagttataagtgtcaattgccagttataagtgtcaattgctacttataagtgtcaatttctacttataagtgtcaattgctacttataagtgtcaattgccagttataagtgtcaattgccagttataagtgtcaattgccagttataagtgtcaattgctagttataagtgtcaattgctacttataagtgtcaattgacagttataagtgtcaattgctacttataagtgtcaattgctagttataagtgtcaattgctacttataagtgtcaattgctagttataagtgtcaattgctagtTATAAGTGTGAATTGCCAGTTACTATTGTTGACAGTTAGAAGTGTCAATTgtcagttataagtgtcaattgacagttactaagtgtcattatgaaattttttttctgaactattGATGGCCCT containing:
- the LOC138042575 gene encoding uncharacterized protein, whose product is MANTEEVCHFLRERGVEESILLQLKSEKMDKRAILLASDDFLKDMGIVAKGDILALQAFAESHQSVEETREKRKMLLVEKLLGRKKRSGTDSSTTGKKSKVTSEALPATKVKMRKVRLAWQHFNPETKRYVMVRESTGGGHREMALSCDIGYSEMISTLTDLFFPNGESSRGQATEMEFHLGNFKCEAIEESFTLNNYIATNKLTRPRIYLMSKQRDQAEVSCVPKVDDDWFLEKSVFSSSSGHSGHVFRPAFSSTPQQDDSGDEIVFKGYGLACDSWDLDDTVVDIRNFPSSEQKKLLQCAICLMDVTLDDESAHPVGCHCTYHASCLGEWLKTAGNGFIKCPVCHLQFKQIQTVPLVGKSPGYSQQCATRVSKEANMKNRRKGGSSVSRGRRFRQEYLATMIGEESLAPTGGNSPFSRSSDESILNHYQPADEKLMTRDQLMQVETIRTQYMTVEVCKHQLVQVVEVMRDLSLEVEVVPILVMIMAKIHLHLISVGQILWLQMRRRGH